The Triticum urartu cultivar G1812 chromosome 5, Tu2.1, whole genome shotgun sequence genome contains the following window.
TTCAGAGAAGTGAAACTTTAACTAATCTGTTCAGGGAAGCAACATATTGCATTTAAAGTGAAGCTTCCTctatgatatggagatgcaatcaTCCATCTAAAGACAAGGTATGCTCATTTCTCTATTGTGTGAATTCAACATGGCTGAGCAACAATTTATTTGCTCATACTTTTTTCAATATTAATGCTTATTGCAGTTCCTGCTTAGCTTGGGAAATCCAAAGAAGAATGTTGCCCTTGCTACACTCCAGAGTACTGACCTATAATATAAAACAAAAAACTATGGGTGTTGACTTggtactccctccgggagtaacTGTTTCTTGGTTGACATAACCACTAAAACAAAATTATTAGTCATATAGTAAGATTAACTATCACATGTCCTCCAACCTTTATATGTTGCTCTTTTGTTTAAATTTTACTTCCCTGTTAATTGATTTTCTTTGATGGTACCTTGTTATTCTCATTTCTTTGTTGTTGTAGATTGCCAAGATAAATCGATGATGCATGGCTCAGAAGTTGATTACAAGATCGAGAAGGTGGCTACTACTAGATAGTTTCAGATTATGTTTTGGAATGTAATTTTTAGGGTCAATGTTTCAAACACTATGTGTTTAGATGGCTGAGTCGTTCAGTGCAAGGTTGAGAATCAGACTATTACTAGATAGTTTCACATATTGTAATCTGTGTATCATGTTCTTTGTAAAGCAATCAAGTTGATTTAATATATGTGACCTTTCTCATTGTTATGTTTGTGTCTCCTATGCATTATCAACATTAATGCAATAAGTTCTGGATGCTAATATACAAAATACCATTAATTGTCCAAGCAATACGATAATTCTTCTAGGCATTACAATGGTCATTTTCTAGGCTAGCCACCAACGCATATGAAGTGTTGTTGCTCTAGCTCTATATGTTGCTATCTTACAACACTTATTTATGCCGTTTACCAACGCATGTATATATGTTGGTGTAGACCTTTGCAACGCCACCAACAGCAACGCATTTTAATCCGTCGGTGTAGACCTTAGCAACGCTTATATGGACATACGACAACACATTGATGCGTTGCCAAAAGGGGGTTCTTGTTGTAGTGCGACAAAATAGGCATGTGGTGCATGAGGAACTAAAAGACCCCCTTCTTTCTCTTATACCTCACCTCTCGATGTCTTTGTTCTCATCCCCAATTTCCCTACCAACTCCCGATATGAGTGATGCCGATCCCTTCTCTGGGTCAGGTTGTCATAGGGCAGTGGCCGCCGGAGCTAGGCAATGGGAAAGTAGGAAAATAGAGAGGAGACTGGCAGAATGGTGGGATGTGGTCGTACGAGGGTCGGGGTGAACAACGACAACGAAGCCGCGTGCAGGGACCACCACGCAGCCAGTGGCGGAGGGACATTTTCTAATCCGAGGACCTTAAAAAAAGTGTTCCTTTATAATTTTTACAAGGCTAGGGAGTGTGGCCCCTGCTGGCCTACACAACAACAGGAGAGGCCCCACGAACCAACCTCTGGTTGGATGGTTAAAGGGACTGTGGTATCCCCAGCCCATCAGGGTTCAAGTTCTGATGCTTGCATgtatttctggatttatttcaagATTTTCGGCGAGGCGCATTCAGTGGGAGAAGACATTCCTGTCGACGACTAggtgcctacggtgacttcgtaaatttcaaggTAATATGCCGTCTCAGTCTTTCAGAGGTGCTCATAAGGATAGGGTGTGTGTGCGtacataggggtgagtgtatgcgcgtgtataaaCGCTTGCGTATGTACTATGTTAAAAAAAACAGGAGAGGCCCCGAGAGCACACCGTATCCGTCGACCTGAAGGGCTCAAGGCTTTAGAGCTCACACGGCGAGTATCATGCGATCTCACCTAGACATGTTGACATGACATAGCACTAAATCAGAAAAGAGAGGATAGCATTGGAATGCCACTTTTAATCATATAAAATAATAAACAAGATCATCTTAAATAAATACAAATACATGTAGTTATGCATGATTCTCCTCAATGACTAGCCTGAACACCAGCGCAGCTAATGGCTGGCCGTCCAAGCTGCAGCTCTATCAACTTCAGTCACAGAGAGGTCTGGCTAGGTAGCGAGGAAGGGGGGAGAAACAGGTGTTGATAGACCAAAAACAGTAATTAACCAAGATACGTACTTGTATGCGGATTGCATCATTGGTGATGATACCACTGAAAGAGTTGTGAAATCACAAAAGCAGGTGTCAAGTCATGAGCAACCCCACAGCGTCTCAAAGAACCAACAGTATTCCCGCTATAAAACTCAACAAGCAAACTGCAGGATTAAACACACAAAATGGGGCCAAGAAGATCTTCACAGCGACATCTGGAGAACGAGAACCGGAAACATAATCAAAAGGAACAGTATGTACTCATAGCACATATACATGTATTACATGTTACAATAATATATATAGGTCTTAAGTAATGTGCATGACGGACCTTTCAAAGCATACAACGAGATAGGACGCACGCACAGCGCATATTTACAGAAAGCTCAGTATGAGCCATGAGTTGAGATTATTTTCTACTCATAATAAAGCTTCAGTTTTAGCCATCACGTACTACGACGGTTGATACTGCAATTTATGTCACAATCTCCGGCTCGCATACTGCTAAGTTAAAACATATATATACAACACACACAAGGTTTGCGAATCAAGGCGGCCAGATGCCTTTCACTTCAAATGGTTTCCTGGGAGGAAGAAGTCCTCCTTCAGCACATGCTCCCATTCCGGGGGTGAGTTGCTTAGCTGCTCGTCATGCATTTGCGCACTTGCAGGTTCCGCTGGTGCTGAGACAATAGGAGACTCTTCAAGCAATGCACTGACGTACTGGCTGGCAGTTTTGCTATCCACTTCATCAGATTGGGCCCTGGACCCAGCATCGTCAGGCAAATCAGTCTTCTGGACTAGCTCATCATGCGCCCCTCGACCGAAATGTTTTGTTTCAAAGTGACCCGCCCAATCATCAGAATGGAAAGCCTCTTGTCCATCGTTCACAGCGCTGCTATTGTTACCTTCACGCCTTTTCAGGACTTGCAGCCTGGCCATAACCACGTCTTCAAGCTGACCGAATTCATTCTTGCTTGCTGTTTGGAGCTGATGAGCATTGCCCTCGTTTGATGAACTTACATCATCACTACAGAACATCAAATCTTTGAGCTTAGCCATAAAAGCGCCATGGATTTTGCTTTCACTAGATTCTAACTGCTCTATGTTGGTGTCCTCATCCAATGGGCCTGTATTGTTGTTACAGCTTGTGAAATCGTTAAGTGCAGCAATGGTAGCACCATCAGCTTCACCACCTTCACTGCTGCTTGCTTCTGAACGCTCTTTGATGATGTCCTCCACTAAAGAAGTTATCCTATCGTCAACAGCATTATCAAAAACAGTGTCATCAACAACATCTGTCCTGTTATAATTACTTGTTCCCTTCTGCAGCTCAGCATTGACCTGACGGGAGCAATTTATACTCTCATCACGGAGCTTCAGAACTTTCAGTCGAGCAAAGACATCAGCATCAACCTTATCACCTCCCTGAGGTAGCAAGGCTGCATTGCCGATATTGCGCTCTTTCACATGGTTTTGTTGTTTGCTAGAACCAGCAATCCCTTCAAAACATACAGAGTTCTTGTGTTTGGGCAGGTTAGAGGCTTTGGCTTCTCCTAATGAATCGGCAGGTGCTGCAGCTACAAGATTATTCAACACACAGGAGTAAGTGAATGTTACGAATTGTCCAGATAAATTAAGGCACACTTACTTGCTACACACGTACAAACAGAAGCACTAACCTGTTTGCTGATTGCAATGTTTTGTCGCAAGTTTCATGCGGGCAAGTTGCAGTTCATACTTGAGTTTACACATGGAAGCTTCAGCTTCAATCCATAGATTCTTATATATCAGCATTTGTGCATCTTTAGTATCACCAATGACATTCTCTTCTGGAAGTTTAGTAAGATCCTGCACGCAAGAAGATGGCAATAGTATAAGTTACATGATTGAGAGGATAGCAGATACCTAAAACATTCCTAAGTAATGAAGCACTACCTCCAAAATAAAAGCTCTAAAATCTGCACCAATGTTCTCCCAGTCAAGTCCATCAAACTTCTCAGGCTGATGATTCTTTCCATGGCACCTTGTATTTGTTTGGCAGCAGTTTCCATTGACATCATCATTTTTTAATGCAGCCTTGCACATGAAAGTAAACAAACCAAAATGAGTCAACCAATAATTTCACGGCCATTTTCATATTTGTATAGAAACACAACTGAATTTAATATTATGTTACTTAATGACAAATTTCGAGTGGATCCAAAAGTGGACCCTTGCCAAATGATTATTAAAAGATGGGTCAAATAAATGAAAATTCCTGGCCAGGGCATTAGCTTTGTACAGCTAGCAAACAGATCATGATGTTAATTAACTAGTCGGCCCGAACAATGTAAGGCCAGACAATGGATGTTGTAAAGCAATATCAGCAGCTGTTAACACTGCTCAAAGAAAGCAAGAATGATATAACGTTTCAGCAAATAGTGGACATGATCTCAGTTATCATGAACCAAAAACCATATCACTACCAAAAATAGAAGCTTAGTCATTCTTAGTACGGAAATACCAGGGGTAGCAAAAACATGCAACTAGTCAAAGTGAACAATAAGCATTCATATCAGCCATACCGCTTATATACAAGTGAGAAAACTTGAATACTTACCAGGTTGTAATGTACATCTTTTAATTCTTGAATCACAAGTTCAATGAATGTAGTACAAGTCATATAAAGTAACTTTATAGTAGTAGTATTCATGAAAGCATAACTTAATCAAGTTGGTGATACCTGACAATGGTGATTTTGTATCATACATCCATACCTTGCTTATCTTGGAACTCAAAGAACTGAGATTGTGTATTGTAGATTGAACAAGTGCATGTTCAGATTCCTCCAACTCATAACCACCATCGCAAGTAGATAGAAGCACTACTGAGATATTATAAATTGACTTGATTAAGTCTTCTTGAGTCTTGGATCTGCGGGTAACTTTATCTGAAGATATCTTCACCAACTCCTCAACACCAGCACTGCAATGGGATAAATGCTCCAGACCTTTCTTCACAGGCATCTCCGAGTACAGACCTTCCAATGTTGCCACAGCTTTATGGACACAAGTATTTCCTTGTAGACTTTCTTTTGTTAAACTCCTAACCTTTGCAATTGGAGCTGCATCAACATTGCTTGAAACTTTCTTACCAGAATCTTCATTCATGCCCACAACATGACTGGCGAAGTCTCTGCCTAACACTATGGGTTCAAATGTTCTTTTGCCAAGAAAAACACCTCCCTGTTGACCTGGTGTTACTCCATTTTCGGAATTGTCTCCTGTCTTACAGATCACGTGGTTTTCTCTTCTGGTGCCTTGATCTACAGATACATAACTAGGGTGGCTAGACCTAGCCATACCATCGAAATCCCCAACAATGGATGGTTGTGCATCACTATGACCTTCAGATTTTTTACACCCTGAAGGCAGACTGAATGAAGAAAGACAATTTACGTAGTAAGGTAGACACGAATCACTCTCGGGATTTGATGTGTCATGACACTTGGGAAATAACACAGAATTACTTGTACCAAACTCAGAAAGCTTCTTGCTTTGGTGCAAATCATGGAGGTCACCTGAGCCATTAGCAGAAAAAGGAGCTTCATCATTTTTCACACCAAATGATGACTGGAGTACAGTTGGTGTCCCTTTCCAACAAGGAGAATCAACAACAGGATTATTTACTTCAAGTGGCTCGATGAAAAGGTCACGAGGCTGAGAAAATGCATGTTCTGAAGGAGAGATATTGGAACATGATGCTTGTAAGCTCTTGAAACCAGACTTCACTTCTGATGAAGGCTGCACAGGTCTCCCAGATTCAGAAGTGTCACCTGAAAGATAGTTCTCTCCAACTCCATGTCTGTTAAGTGGATAGGTTCCTGGCTGCACAGGCCTCCCAGTTTCTGAACTCTCACCCAAAGGATAGTTCTCTCCAACTCCACGTCTACTAAGTGGATAGCTTCCCATTATTCTCGTACCATTGTCAGAGTTACTCCAGTCACCATAATGTTTATAAGCAGTCTGATGTCCAAAGAGGTCTTTCTGTTCATTCTGCATGGAGTCAAAATAATCAAGATTTAATCTGCAAGGGTTTATATATGGTGAGGAAAATGCACTTTCCAATATATGGCCATCTGTTGTGGGTGACAATGATTTTGTTGTAGCGCATACTTCAGGTGAGGCAGAAACAGGTGGCATGGACAGGTTGTAATCCAATGGATATGTTGAGGATGATGGAAGATGTGCCGTGTAGTTATCATAAGCAGAATACGGGGAATGCTGATTCACGGGCTGAGGTGTGGAACAGGGTTTTTTATCTAAGCAAGCAAACATGTTAGGAGAACCAGAAGGCTGATGGATAACTGATGACCCAAAATCACTTGGGAGGGCCTTTGACGTTCTTTGGTAAATTCCAGGATACTTCTCTTCCATCCACTCGGAGCTGCATGTTGTGAAGGGATGTGGCTGCTGCACGGTGGTACCAAAATGATTCCCAGTGTATAAGCCATTGTGTGTATTCTCAGAAACCAGAAACCCATCAGAATTAGCAAAACCTGCATAATTTGGTTGCTGGCGTTAGGTAACAACATAAGGTTAATCCATGCTATACACCTAGACATTACTGCAATGTGTTGTCCTCCACGAAATTGCCCATGACACTAAAATTACAAGGCAAAACTAATAACATGAACAGTGAGAAGCATCTAGATAATATCATGGCTCATGACTAGCTGACCCATACACGTAAGTGCGCAATTAATTGTTGTCTCTCAAATTTCAGAAGTACTACTTCCGTTTCAGTTTACAAGTCCTACGCGTATATCTAGGTTGCCAATTTTATCAccctaatataaactatataacacaaaaattataccTTTTGAAAGTAGAAACTCCAAAGTTTATGttggtatattttttgtaatatatgacttgtattagATTGGTCAAATTGACGACCTAGGGGTACGCGCACGCCCTGTAAACTGAGAGAGAGGTAGTAACTCAATctactactccctccgatccaaattAAATGATGCAGCCTCTATACAACGTCCATTTTACATTGTATAGAGGCTGCGTCAATTAATTTGGaccggagggagtaatatatttcGCAAAATTACAAATTACTCAACATGTCTGAGATCCCAAGATGCAGGGTATGTGTGTAACCAACTATCGCCGCCATGGAAACAGCAATCAAAATTAACAAACCGCGAAGCACGATTCCACGGGCCAGCCCGGTAACGGGAGAAGAGAGGGCGTCGGCTCACCTCGGTACCCGGCCGCTGCGCCGGCCTCCAGATCCATGTAGCTCGCGGGAGGCTCGACCCAGGAGTCGTACAGCGACGGCGCGGTGCGGAGGTCGGGGTAGGGGCTAGGGTTAGCGGGGGCGTTGGGGACCGGATCGGGGGTCGCGGCCCCGCGGGTACGGCCGACGGTGAAGGGCGCCGCGGACGGGGAGAGGTAGGAGAGGGTCGCGTGCGGctgcgggggcggcggcggggagggccggcgATCGCCGGAGTACGCCATCGTGTCGTGTCGACGCCGGGTTGTGGACGGATGCGGCTGCTGCTCGGTGCGAAAGCAGAGTGCGCGTCTCGCGTCGGCAAGGTGTGGAGTGTGGGTTTGGTGGATCGGGTCGGACTTTTTTTTTCGGTGAGGGGTTCGGGCCCTCGGGAGGGGAGCTGGGCCTGACGGCCCGTGAAGTTGGTGTGCCCCGACCTGCCGAACGCTCGCAAACAACCAAGGGAAAACTACCCCTCAaaaaaaaagggaaaactttgtttttgccactctagtttttgcccACTTTGCTTTTACCACTCTAGAATTTCACATCTTACTTTTGCCattcttagcttttgacaatacatcacaaatgccattccatggcaaaaatgaaaatttttcatttcacttttgccactcttagcttttgcaATGTATCACAATTACCACTCTCAAAATTTTGCTTTTGCCACGGAATGGCAAAAGTGATAttttgtcaaaagctaagagtggcaaaaatGAAATATCAAACTCTAGAGTGTCATAAGTAAAGTGGGCAaaagctagagtggcaaaaacaaagttttcccaaCAACAAACGGCGGGAGtcactagttaacgagcgctcttTTCGGAGCCTCACAACAATCACCGCTACGTGTCGCATTTTGGACGCTCCCTTCGAGTTTTGTTTTATCGAAAACATAAAAAAAACGCATTTtctagttttttttctttcgcgataGATACGGGAAACGAAAAAAAGACGCTTTTTGTTTTTTATTTCTTTTACGAGAGGCACGTTTTTGCTTCTGAAAGGCATGATTTTGCTTTCTGGAGAGCCACAGCCATGCCTTTCAAAAAcgaaaaaaacatgttttctatttttttattccACGAGAGGTACGATTTTGTTTTCGCGGGAGACACGGCCATGCCTGTTTCGGAAAGGGAAAACCATGCTTCCAGTTTCGGTTTTTTGTCCagttttttcatgaaaaaaatgttcgtcaaaacctatcaacataatatctagttttgaagatctcgacgcgaggaatccaacggCGAAAACGGTTTGAGATTTGGACGCatggtttaagagataaaacattttgaataaatgGATCTACTAAAAAAGAGAAAACTCCCAGGTTGTGACAAGTGGCACACATGCAACGCGCCACTTGTCACAGCCTGAGGAGGTGAGAGTGATCTTTGCAAGGAGTACTCCTCAATTAGTGATTTCGTCACAAATGTCAAGACTCCCTAGTCAAAAATTGTCGTTTGCTCAAaaagattttttttattaaaataCTTATATATTTTATCATACATTTTTATTTTATTAGAGTTTTGGTTTGGATTTGGATTTGATTTCTTTCCTACTGATGTAATTTTTTTCAAAAGCATTGACACTTTTTTAGGTGGCTAGTGGGGAATGGAGGCAGGAGCACCACATGTCTCGGTGGCATGTTTGGATTTAATTATTTCAATAGCATAGTCGCGGGATGGTGGTAGACTATACCTGATCATACCTCGGGCCGGGCCTAGCCAAGTCCGACGCAAAAAACCCAGGCCCGGGTCCGGCCCGGCCCAGCCATCAGGCTTGTTTTCTGGGCCTGAGCCCGGCCCGAACACATAAAAGCCCGTCGGGCTTCGGGCCGGACTGGCCCGACCTTTAGAAAAGTGTGAAAACGACGGGCCTgggcccggcccggcccggccttcgggctcaaaatctaggcccgagcccggcccggcAGCAGCGTCGGGCCGGGCTTCCCATGGCCAGGTATATGGTAGACCCTAGTTTGACTCAACCTATATTGAGCCAAGTTAGCTTGTGTATCCATTTTTAGGGTTTCCAATATCTTATTCTTGAAAATCGAATTCAAATTCAATTCTTTTTATGACTGCCTAGTAAGCGGACAACAATTGCTTTGTACCTAGAGATCATGTCTCCTCCACCGTCCCATATTAATGTTACCATTCAACGTTATTTTTGGCAAATGCACCGTCTCAAGGGGCACATCTTGCTCGTCAAATAAGATAGGGTAATTCAAATAAATTATAAGTGGCCACTGCTACATGTCTCATAATGTTTTTAAAAGTCGTGAAGTATCATAATGTCAATCATGATGTATTTATCTTAAGTGAATGATGTGTTGAACTTGTTCTAACAAGAAAAGTTATGTGAATGTAGAAAAACATGAGAGATCCATCTTTTTGTGGGGTCACCAAGTTTCAAATTTGGGTACTCGCATTTACATAGTTGAGCGTGCTTTGCTAAGATAAAATCACTGTCTCCATAAGACATTATTGAGCTCTCAGCTTCTCTCCTCCTAGGCATTGTGGCCGGGGCTTTTTTAAGAAGGGGGGGGTACTCCATCTTCTTCGTACATCGTGTAAAATCTCTCCTCGAAGTTCTTCAATAAATGCAACTTACCGTTTATATTACTCCTGGATAGGTTAGCACTAAGTTGACATAAATTCTAACAATTGAATTAACATAAGCGCATTCGGAAGAAGTCAAAGTGAATATTATCGTGGAATTATCACGGCAGAtatcctagtgaaaggacttagtcgtggagccatcgcaactaagAAGTTTAAAGGGGTTAATCGAGACAAAAGACACgagagatttatactggttcggccccttgcggtcactagtagaaaaagggtcaaacgtgaagcacaatagtgccggtttgaatttcagccggcactaatgtgtacaatagcaccggttcgtggcggcgatcaatagcaccggttcctggcgaacctttagtaccggttcatgccacgaatcggtactaaagaggctgtgtcagcctgcggtcaggctatggccccaccatcaccatttagtgccggttcgtaccacgaaccggtactaatgaggttatggcaagctgtttttagtcccacctcgccaaaagagagggactaggagcggtttataagccctgagtgcagagacgatgaagaagaggctcaatGCTCATGTTGCTTAACTTCAAGCCTTCAGGAATATGGTAGATTGCACGGAGCTACGCGCAGTGTAGtttacactattccgaaaggcttgaagcaaattaatgagcattgcacctcttttttatttttaataatttatTACAACTCCGGACTTCTTCTGTTATGGCAAAAACTAATTGCACGTCGGCATTTCTTTTTTTAAAATTTTGGTTATAACTCCAGACTTTGACCATCAAGttttgcagaaaagaaaaaatagtagaaaagaaaaaatagcagaaaagaaaaaaaactatagctgaaaagaaaaaactatataaaaaaactattcagaaataaatagaagaaaataaatatagcagaaaagaaaaaactactcagaaataaatagaagaaaaaataaagcagaaaagaaaaaaaattatatttGCTATTTTTCAATCGTTCAcaaaatgaccgtgaaattgaaaatcactacaaaatgaactctgaaaatgttgaattTTGGCAAACTAGATGAATaaaactactcacaaataaatagaagaaaataaatataacagaaaagaaaaactatacaaaaaactacgcagaaataaatagaaggaaataaagcagaaaagaaaaaaactataaaaaaaaTTGGGGCGCTGGCCTGTGGGCCTGCTAGGCCACAGGCGTGCAATTACAGGCCTTAAAGGcccagcagactcacagggcagcgcgcagAGTTTAGGCCCacaagcctgctatatagaggagttcaAAGAGGTAGCCGCGGTTGAGTTTATAAATCAGTGCGGCCGCCCTTcgcccggcgaggtgggactaaactttggggtggcagcgcgaggcctttagtaccggttggtggctccaaccggtactaaagaccaccctttagtaccggttggagccaccaaccggtactaaaggcctgctcttcccgcctcttggcctggccaaagttggcctttagtaccggttggtggcttcaaccggtactaaaggcctctcctatatatacaacacttacaaaaattcagttagatctccccacttctttcgtctccaacctctcgcgcgccgctcgaacccgtcctcgccgcccgtcgcccgtcgtcctcgtcgtcgtcgctgtccccgccgccgcccgtcgtcgtcgccgtctcgcgccgccgccccgaacgccgcacgccgccgtccgtcgtcgtcccgccgcggtcccgtacgtctctcgctctcgcgtatacccgccgcgccgccgtccgtcgtcgtcgcACCCAGCCCGTacggcggcgcccccccccccacgtacgccgcccccccccccccccccccccccccccccccccccccccccccccccccgccccgtacgccagcgcccccgctcgtacgtacggggcagcggcgtacggggccgcacacatgcacacatacacacacatatatacgtacacactacacacacatacatacacacattttttacttattttctgtttttagaaaagttaattagatgatcgaatgtttgattaatgtcgaatgttagatgaattagctagatagaaaattgtcgaactagagatttgaactagttgaataattaatataactagtttatttttagtaagaaaattatcgaactagtttatttaggtatatgagatttgaactagttcaataatgaatataactagtttatttttagtaagaaaattatcgaattagtttatttaggtatatgagatttgaactagttcaataattaatataactagtttatttttagtaagaaaatttaggtatctgagatttgatgatctaattaaaatattatttgttaatgagttttttctgtttatttaattttttatatattttgagtttatataaatgttagattaatgtcgaatgttagatgaattagatagaaaagttaaatatatagtaatgtgaattgttagagatgaatatagttagatatattaatgttaaatgttagatgaatatatatttggctagatattaattaatgttagatagtaataggtgtttaatatttcacctatatgaacataggaaatgtcatctgacgacgaaaaagatttcattatgtgcgaacactgtgaagaccagcgcggcctgtgcgacagaaatttccttgttgatggtaggcgcttcagcatcaagctggatgagacattcgaagttgatacagtaagtcactttgtcaattattatttgaatgcaaaacttatgcttcatttgcttcaacttataattttaaattttcactattctactagcgcatcccctgccatgcaagaatttttgtcttg
Protein-coding sequences here:
- the LOC125511431 gene encoding uncharacterized protein LOC125511431; this translates as MAYSGDRRPSPPPPPQPHATLSYLSPSAAPFTVGRTRGAATPDPVPNAPANPSPYPDLRTAPSLYDSWVEPPASYMDLEAGAAAGYRGFANSDGFLVSENTHNGLYTGNHFGTTVQQPHPFTTCSSEWMEEKYPGIYQRTSKALPSDFGSSVIHQPSGSPNMFACLDKKPCSTPQPVNQHSPYSAYDNYTAHLPSSSTYPLDYNLSMPPVSASPEVCATTKSLSPTTDGHILESAFSSPYINPCRLNLDYFDSMQNEQKDLFGHQTAYKHYGDWSNSDNGTRIMGSYPLSRRGVGENYPLGESSETGRPVQPGTYPLNRHGVGENYLSGDTSESGRPVQPSSEVKSGFKSLQASCSNISPSEHAFSQPRDLFIEPLEVNNPVVDSPCWKGTPTVLQSSFGVKNDEAPFSANGSGDLHDLHQSKKLSEFGTSNSVLFPKCHDTSNPESDSCLPYYVNCLSSFSLPSGCKKSEGHSDAQPSIVGDFDGMARSSHPSYVSVDQGTRRENHVICKTGDNSENGVTPGQQGGVFLGKRTFEPIVLGRDFASHVVGMNEDSGKKVSSNVDAAPIAKVRSLTKESLQGNTCVHKAVATLEGLYSEMPVKKGLEHLSHCSAGVEELVKISSDKVTRRSKTQEDLIKSIYNISVVLLSTCDGGYELEESEHALVQSTIHNLSSLSSKISKAALKNDDVNGNCCQTNTRCHGKNHQPEKFDGLDWENIGADFRAFILEDLTKLPEENVIGDTKDAQMLIYKNLWIEAEASMCKLKYELQLARMKLATKHCNQQTAAAPADSLGEAKASNLPKHKNSVCFEGIAGSSKQQNHVKERNIGNAALLPQGGDKVDADVFARLKVLKLRDESINCSRQVNAELQKGTSNYNRTDVVDDTVFDNAVDDRITSLVEDIIKERSEASSSEGGEADGATIAALNDFTSCNNNTGPLDEDTNIEQLESSESKIHGAFMAKLKDLMFCSDDVSSSNEGNAHQLQTASKNEFGQLEDVVMARLQVLKRREGNNSSAVNDGQEAFHSDDWAGHFETKHFGRGAHDELVQKTDLPDDAGSRAQSDEVDSKTASQYVSALLEESPIVSAPAEPASAQMHDEQLSNSPPEWEHVLKEDFFLPGNHLK